The following are encoded together in the Thalassolituus oleivorans MIL-1 genome:
- a CDS encoding anti-sigma factor, translated as MINADDKNALALEYVLGTLRGEEREAFAKQLRSDDSLMQAVRYWEQSLMPAPESVPSLAPNPDTFAKIQARINNNEQSTAQEKSVTFWEKLLPWKIVTGAAFAMLLLMSGLLLNNSINQNIGLNADYVAVLVDNNDAPILTALTSSNGKTLWLKWEDWQAPQDHSLQLWAKSRRDGQIRPLLVFNNREQKEVQIDEATLRLIRDSSDLIITKEEQGGSPLDEPSDIVIAKGVCIRLAVTKDSA; from the coding sequence ATGATTAATGCAGACGATAAAAACGCCCTCGCCCTTGAATATGTATTGGGTACTCTGCGCGGAGAAGAGCGCGAAGCTTTTGCCAAACAATTACGCTCGGATGACAGCTTGATGCAAGCGGTGCGTTACTGGGAACAATCCCTTATGCCCGCGCCTGAAAGCGTGCCTTCTCTAGCACCTAACCCTGACACTTTCGCCAAGATCCAAGCAAGAATTAATAACAACGAGCAATCAACGGCTCAAGAGAAATCAGTCACTTTCTGGGAAAAACTGCTGCCGTGGAAAATAGTCACTGGCGCTGCGTTTGCCATGTTACTGCTAATGAGTGGATTATTGCTCAACAACTCCATCAATCAGAACATCGGCCTCAATGCCGATTACGTCGCAGTACTGGTTGATAACAATGACGCGCCTATTTTAACGGCCCTCACCTCAAGCAATGGAAAAACGCTGTGGTTAAAGTGGGAAGATTGGCAGGCTCCGCAAGATCATAGCCTGCAACTTTGGGCTAAATCTCGTCGTGACGGACAAATCCGACCGTTACTGGTGTTTAATAACCGCGAGCAAAAGGAAGTACAAATCGACGAAGCAACATTGCGTTTAATTCGAGACTCTTCCGATTTAATTATTACCAAAGAAGAACAAGGTGGCTCGCCATTGGATGAGCCGAGCGACATAGTGATTGCCAAAGGGGTCTGCATTCGCCTTGCTGTCACGAAGGACAGCGCATGA
- the rsxD gene encoding electron transport complex subunit RsxD: protein MALLTLSSPHTHGPNRTGRLMLTVALATLPALAVMTVFFGYGTLINVVLASLVAVASEALMLTLRKRPVMFFLRDNTALVTGVLLGLALPPFAPWWITVLATAFCIIFAKHLYGGMGNNPFNPAMIGYALVLVSFPVQMTTNWALSFQMSGHDVLPFFDTLKTIFTHSGLVDGYSGATPLDDYKHLISTETANSLLQKATFNGWLNGGWEWVNLAFMAGGLFLMFKRIITWHIPVSLLIALSTCSLVFGWDADMYTPLSLHLLSGATMLGAFFIATDPVSASTTPRGKLIYGAGIGILLYVIRTWGAYPDAVAFAVLLMNFAAPFIDAYTQPRTYGHKKARRGLTAKD from the coding sequence ATGGCCTTGTTAACGCTGTCGTCCCCACATACCCACGGGCCAAATCGCACTGGGCGTTTAATGCTAACCGTTGCCCTTGCCACGCTGCCTGCACTCGCCGTAATGACGGTATTTTTTGGTTACGGCACACTGATCAACGTTGTTCTTGCTAGCCTTGTCGCTGTCGCCAGCGAAGCATTAATGCTGACCTTGCGTAAGCGTCCGGTGATGTTCTTTTTACGCGATAACACGGCGCTAGTAACGGGTGTACTGCTCGGTTTGGCCCTGCCACCATTTGCACCTTGGTGGATTACCGTATTAGCCACCGCCTTCTGCATCATCTTTGCTAAGCACTTATACGGCGGTATGGGGAACAATCCTTTCAATCCTGCCATGATCGGATATGCCTTAGTGCTCGTGTCATTTCCGGTGCAAATGACGACTAACTGGGCGCTGTCATTTCAAATGTCGGGGCACGATGTACTGCCATTTTTCGATACGTTAAAAACCATCTTTACTCACAGTGGTCTAGTCGATGGCTATAGTGGTGCCACCCCGTTAGACGATTACAAACACCTTATTAGTACCGAAACCGCCAATAGCTTACTGCAAAAAGCGACCTTTAATGGTTGGTTAAACGGTGGTTGGGAATGGGTAAACCTCGCCTTTATGGCCGGTGGTTTGTTCCTCATGTTTAAACGAATTATTACTTGGCACATCCCAGTATCACTATTGATCGCTCTCTCAACCTGCTCTCTCGTATTTGGTTGGGACGCGGACATGTACACACCGCTGTCGTTACATCTGCTTAGCGGTGCCACTATGCTCGGAGCCTTCTTCATTGCCACCGATCCAGTATCCGCATCAACGACACCGCGCGGAAAACTCATTTACGGCGCAGGCATTGGTATCTTGTTGTACGTGATCCGTACTTGGGGAGCATACCCAGATGCAGTGGCTTTTGCCGTATTGCTGATGAACTTCGCGGCGCCATTTATTGATGCATACACCCAGCCGCGAACCTACGGCCATAAAAAAGCCCGCCGCGGCTTAACGGCTAAGGACTAA
- a CDS encoding leucine-rich repeat domain-containing protein: protein MITINYRHGLNLLVAFILTGIHPAYAATFDVQDRALHACLQALAENNGWSKPEDVTEIKCHSKDIRSMVGLEQFTQLQSLSLYNNKLEQLDVDLTLLKQLKTLNLARNNLSQFNLTDLPNLSELYLFDNQLDTLTLSNLVKLQTLKTNNNKIEHFTYSNMSQLEKVYIFNNKLAAIDIYSLPKLQYMDCRQNPMPDSLYDEMDKKDDVTFLHDGNAEDW from the coding sequence ATGATCACTATTAACTATCGTCATGGGCTAAACCTGCTAGTGGCTTTCATATTGACTGGGATACATCCAGCCTATGCTGCGACATTTGACGTGCAAGACAGAGCACTACACGCTTGCTTGCAAGCACTTGCCGAAAACAATGGCTGGAGCAAACCCGAGGATGTCACTGAGATAAAATGTCACAGCAAAGACATTCGTTCTATGGTTGGCTTAGAGCAATTTACCCAGCTGCAATCACTCTCGCTATACAACAATAAGCTTGAACAACTGGATGTTGATCTGACATTACTTAAACAACTAAAAACCTTGAATTTGGCCCGTAATAATTTAAGTCAATTCAACCTTACCGATTTGCCTAATCTCAGTGAGCTTTACCTGTTCGATAACCAATTAGACACACTAACACTATCGAATTTAGTAAAACTTCAAACGCTCAAAACCAACAATAATAAAATTGAACACTTTACCTACTCAAATATGTCGCAACTAGAAAAGGTTTATATTTTCAATAATAAACTCGCTGCCATTGATATTTATAGTTTGCCCAAATTGCAATATATGGACTGTCGCCAAAACCCAATGCCAGACTCACTCTACGATGAAATGGATAAAAAAGATGATGTTACTTTCCTCCATGACGGTAATGCCGAAGATTGGTAA
- a CDS encoding RNA polymerase sigma factor → MDNEMLMNLIARCALREQKALEALYQAAAAYLNGVAFRILGSADSSNDVLQESFVQIWNNASSYTPAQGNPTTWMTSIVRYRAIDKLRHEARHQNRPHHEAETEILLNTPTEETQEEIYSRFRLNAQLKKCLESMNDKFKQSLELAYLYGYSREELADVLDTNINTVKTWLKRGGAKLKVCMEGENGGSNND, encoded by the coding sequence GTGGATAACGAAATGTTAATGAATTTAATAGCACGGTGTGCGCTGCGAGAGCAAAAAGCGCTAGAAGCCTTATATCAGGCTGCCGCTGCTTATCTTAACGGCGTGGCCTTTCGTATCCTTGGTTCTGCCGATAGCAGTAACGACGTACTGCAAGAATCTTTCGTACAAATTTGGAACAACGCATCGAGCTATACACCAGCGCAAGGAAATCCAACGACTTGGATGACCAGCATTGTGCGTTATCGCGCCATTGATAAACTGCGGCACGAAGCGCGCCATCAAAATCGTCCGCATCACGAAGCGGAAACTGAAATTCTACTAAACACCCCAACTGAAGAGACTCAAGAAGAGATCTACAGTCGCTTTCGCTTGAATGCACAATTAAAGAAATGTTTAGAGTCGATGAACGACAAGTTCAAACAAAGCCTTGAGCTGGCCTACCTGTACGGTTACTCACGCGAAGAACTCGCCGATGTCTTAGATACCAACATTAATACCGTCAAAACTTGGTTAAAACGCGGAGGCGCTAAACTAAAAGTATGCATGGAAGGCGAAAACGGTGGATCAAATAATGATTAA
- a CDS encoding electron transport complex subunit E produces MSEKSLSDISLDGLWNNNPALVQLLGLCPLLAVTGSVVNALGLGLATMMVLVGSNFSVSLIRNHVSDAVRLPAFVMIIASFVTVAELVMQAFTYELYEVLGIFIPLIVTNCAILGRADAFACKNPILPSVVDGFMMAMGFTVVLVILGAMREIIGQGVVFSNMDLLFGPSAAHWKIELISGYPDFLFAILPPGAFVAMGLLIAGKNIIDARIKRRAEAQKVPVQAGAKRARVTGKIS; encoded by the coding sequence ATGAGCGAAAAATCGTTAAGCGATATTAGCCTCGACGGCCTATGGAACAACAACCCTGCTCTCGTTCAACTACTGGGTCTCTGCCCTTTGCTTGCGGTTACGGGCTCGGTGGTCAATGCGCTAGGGCTAGGCTTAGCCACTATGATGGTATTGGTAGGGTCAAACTTCTCTGTTTCGTTGATTCGTAATCACGTATCCGATGCTGTGCGTTTACCGGCATTCGTGATGATTATTGCGTCGTTCGTCACCGTTGCGGAATTGGTGATGCAAGCTTTCACCTACGAGCTGTATGAAGTACTGGGGATTTTTATTCCACTGATCGTTACTAACTGCGCCATCTTAGGACGAGCCGATGCCTTTGCCTGTAAAAACCCCATTTTACCCTCGGTCGTTGATGGTTTTATGATGGCCATGGGCTTCACGGTTGTTTTAGTCATATTAGGAGCAATGCGCGAAATCATCGGTCAAGGCGTCGTATTCAGCAATATGGATCTATTGTTCGGCCCAAGCGCTGCACATTGGAAGATTGAACTGATCTCTGGTTATCCCGACTTCCTTTTTGCGATATTGCCACCAGGCGCATTCGTTGCGATGGGCTTATTAATTGCCGGTAAGAACATCATTGATGCGCGAATCAAGCGCCGCGCAGAAGCCCAAAAAGTACCTGTGCAAGCGGGTGCAAAACGTGCTCGTGTGACTGGAAAAATCAGCTAA
- the rsxB gene encoding electron transport complex subunit RsxB: MSTTLTTILIAVGMLAVLATIFGAVLGFAAVRFKVEGNPIVDQINGLLPQTQCGQCSYPGCKPYAEAIVGGEKINKCPPGGESTIQALADLLGVDPEPLDAEHGAEKAVPTVAYIREDECIGCTKCIQACPVDAILGAAKQMHTVIIDECTGCDLCVEPCPVDCIDMVPVSVDKSSWYWQAPTSGVELIATDRRKLAVGEHA, translated from the coding sequence ATGAGTACGACCTTAACCACAATCTTGATCGCTGTTGGCATGCTCGCTGTATTGGCCACCATTTTTGGTGCTGTACTGGGCTTTGCGGCGGTGCGCTTTAAAGTTGAAGGCAACCCTATTGTTGATCAGATCAACGGTCTGCTACCGCAAACGCAATGTGGCCAGTGCAGCTATCCCGGTTGCAAACCTTACGCAGAAGCCATTGTTGGCGGCGAAAAAATCAATAAATGCCCACCCGGTGGCGAAAGCACCATTCAAGCCTTAGCCGATCTTCTTGGTGTTGATCCAGAGCCACTTGACGCTGAACACGGTGCTGAAAAAGCGGTGCCGACTGTGGCCTACATCCGTGAAGACGAATGCATCGGCTGTACTAAATGTATTCAGGCTTGCCCTGTCGATGCCATTTTAGGCGCCGCCAAACAGATGCATACCGTGATTATTGACGAGTGCACTGGCTGCGATCTTTGTGTTGAACCCTGCCCAGTAGACTGTATTGATATGGTGCCTGTCAGCGTCGATAAATCCAGCTGGTATTGGCAAGCGCCCACCTCAGGCGTTGAGTTGATCGCCACCGACCGCCGTAAACTCGCTGTTGGAGAGCACGCATGA
- a CDS encoding rhodanese-related sulfurtransferase — MTEHTPFVVCAMYKFVTLNDFELLQKPLLDEMLRLDVKGTLLLANEGINGTVAGSREGIDALLDYLRRDERLADVGTKESFDDEMPFYRTKVKLKKEIVTMGVEGIDPKRVVGTYVKPKDWNALISDPDVILVDTRNDYEVGIGTFKGALDPNTKTFREFPQYVKENLDPQKHKKVAMFCTGGIRCEKSTAYLKEQGFDEVYHLEGGILKYLEEVPKEETMWEGECFVFDNRVTVDHDLQKGHFDQCHACRRPITEDDKQSEHYVQGVSCHHCIDEYDEAQRERFRQREHQMQLAKARGEDHLGNDLAAIIEKRRLEKLALKNQQRKHDGKADA; from the coding sequence ATGACTGAACATACTCCATTCGTCGTCTGTGCGATGTATAAATTTGTAACATTAAACGATTTCGAACTGTTACAAAAACCCCTTCTTGATGAAATGTTACGTCTTGATGTCAAAGGCACGCTGCTACTGGCGAATGAAGGAATCAACGGCACGGTTGCCGGCAGCCGTGAAGGCATTGATGCCCTTCTTGATTACCTACGCCGTGATGAACGCCTTGCAGACGTGGGCACCAAAGAATCGTTCGACGACGAAATGCCGTTTTACCGCACCAAAGTAAAACTGAAGAAAGAAATCGTGACGATGGGCGTCGAAGGTATCGATCCTAAGCGTGTGGTTGGCACTTATGTGAAGCCAAAAGATTGGAATGCCTTGATCTCCGACCCAGATGTGATTCTGGTAGACACTCGCAACGACTATGAAGTTGGTATCGGTACTTTCAAGGGTGCCCTTGATCCAAACACCAAAACCTTCCGCGAATTCCCACAATACGTGAAAGAAAACCTCGATCCGCAAAAACACAAAAAAGTCGCCATGTTCTGCACCGGGGGGATTCGTTGTGAAAAATCGACAGCCTACTTAAAAGAACAAGGCTTCGACGAGGTTTACCACCTTGAAGGCGGTATTCTCAAGTACTTAGAAGAAGTGCCAAAAGAAGAGACGATGTGGGAAGGCGAATGTTTTGTGTTTGATAACCGCGTAACCGTCGATCACGACTTACAAAAAGGCCACTTCGATCAGTGTCACGCCTGCCGCCGCCCGATTACAGAAGACGACAAACAATCGGAACATTACGTCCAAGGCGTTAGTTGTCATCATTGCATCGACGAATACGATGAAGCCCAGCGTGAACGTTTCCGTCAGCGTGAACATCAAATGCAGCTAGCCAAAGCCCGTGGTGAAGATCACTTAGGTAACGATTTGGCCGCCATTATTGAAAAACGTCGTTTAGAAAAACTAGCGCTAAAAAATCAACAGCGTAAGCACGATGGTAAAGCCGACGCATAA
- the rsxG gene encoding electron transport complex subunit RsxG has product MKELFASIRKNAIGLGLFAIVTAGAIAVAQVFTADRIDHNRRAAEARALNDIVAVGSYDNDLLNDVISVDSRFNQQLLGPLPEDAQIHLARQQGEVKTVILPVIAPDGYTTEIGIIVGVNRDGTIAGVRVVSHRETPGLGDKVDIRKSKWVLDFNGKSLLNPKADSWAVKKDGGEFDQFTGATITPRAVVRAVKKALLFFNMHKELLLTSRLVEPTSAASTSLNNKERDAK; this is encoded by the coding sequence ATGAAAGAACTCTTCGCCTCAATTCGAAAAAATGCGATTGGCCTTGGGTTATTTGCCATCGTCACTGCGGGGGCCATCGCCGTAGCTCAAGTATTCACGGCAGATCGTATTGATCATAACCGCCGCGCAGCAGAAGCCCGTGCGCTAAACGATATCGTTGCGGTCGGTAGCTATGACAACGATTTACTTAACGATGTGATATCGGTCGACTCACGTTTTAATCAGCAACTGTTGGGCCCGCTGCCTGAAGATGCGCAAATTCATTTAGCGCGGCAGCAAGGTGAAGTGAAAACCGTTATTCTGCCAGTGATCGCGCCTGATGGTTATACCACCGAAATCGGTATTATCGTTGGTGTTAATCGCGACGGTACTATTGCTGGTGTACGTGTTGTTTCCCATCGCGAGACGCCCGGTTTAGGCGATAAAGTTGATATTCGTAAATCAAAATGGGTATTAGATTTCAATGGCAAATCACTGCTTAATCCTAAAGCAGATAGTTGGGCGGTGAAGAAAGATGGCGGTGAATTCGATCAATTTACTGGTGCCACTATTACCCCTCGTGCCGTTGTACGTGCCGTGAAGAAAGCATTGCTGTTTTTCAACATGCATAAAGAGCTGCTGTTAACCTCGCGCTTAGTAGAACCGACCAGCGCTGCTTCAACCTCCTTGAACAATAAAGAGAGAGATGCCAAATGA
- the rsxA gene encoding electron transport complex subunit RsxA — protein MTDYLLILVSTILVNNFVLVQFLGLCPFMGVSNKLETAIGMGAATTFVLTLASVCSYLVYTYLLLPFDLAYLKTISFIMVIAVVVGFTELAIRKTSPLLYRVLGIFLPLITTNCAVLGVALLNIKRDNTFVESILYGFGAAVGFSLVMVLFAALRERLSVADVPTPFKGNAIAMVTAGLMSLAFMGFTGLVSI, from the coding sequence ATGACCGACTACCTGCTCATTCTGGTAAGTACCATCCTGGTAAACAACTTTGTACTGGTTCAGTTCTTAGGCTTGTGCCCTTTTATGGGGGTGTCGAACAAGCTAGAAACCGCCATTGGTATGGGTGCAGCAACGACCTTCGTACTCACGCTGGCATCGGTGTGTAGCTACTTGGTTTACACCTACCTATTACTACCGTTTGACCTCGCCTATTTAAAAACCATCAGCTTCATCATGGTGATTGCAGTGGTCGTAGGTTTCACTGAATTAGCCATTCGCAAAACCAGTCCTTTGCTCTATCGCGTACTGGGTATTTTCTTACCATTGATCACCACTAACTGTGCAGTTTTGGGTGTTGCCCTATTAAACATCAAACGCGACAACACCTTTGTTGAATCCATTCTGTACGGTTTTGGTGCTGCGGTTGGCTTCTCACTCGTTATGGTCTTGTTCGCTGCACTACGCGAGCGTCTTTCTGTGGCCGATGTACCAACGCCATTTAAAGGCAACGCGATTGCGATGGTCACAGCAGGATTAATGTCGTTGGCCTTTATGGGCTTCACCGGCTTAGTGAGCATTTAA
- the rsxC gene encoding electron transport complex subunit RsxC, which produces MTHQIRIFDFDGGIHPAENKAQSTQRPIRLAPIPNELVLPLHQHIGAAAKPIVAVGEKVLKGQLIAEAAGFVSVPLHAPTSGEVIAIEPRLVPHASGLSEDCIVIRPDGADRWIERQGLLEQLGVDDVTDIPAAQLVNHIRDCGIAGMGGAGFPTAVKLNIGQRNIGTLILNGAECEPYITADDMLMRERAHEVVRGAQILLHILNASQCLIGVEDNKPNAIAALNAALVDLHEEHHIDVVVIPTKYPSGGEKQLIQILTGEEVPAGGIPADLGIVCQNVGTASAIARAVDHGEPLISRIATVTGDAVHSAGNWEVLIGTPVGELLELADYTVQKRERVIMGGPMMGFALPSLDIPVVKTTNCLLAPTEKELPTNKASMACIRCGMCADACPADLLPQQLYWFSKAEEFNKAEQHNLFDCIECGACSYVCPSEIPLVQYYRYAKGAVREERAAQAKADQARERFEHRLARQEREQAEKEAKRKARAEKAAQAQSAKADAPAVTDGVVPAPSADLEKLQKQFDASQAAIAKTKEKLEAAKSDPEQADKVALFEAALLKTQDKMKDLAKQLAVAKKAAKAAPAADSDADKGDPNSPERLKKKWDMAQTRLDTAEKRLAEAREQGADTVAALETGVEKQRARVDEAKAAYEAALAAPAASTESQAKTATAVDADALAKKILAQTDRLEKAKERLAMAQQEGLDTVDALTMAVNKQQDKLTQLQQQAESASENP; this is translated from the coding sequence ATGACCCACCAGATTCGTATTTTTGATTTCGACGGTGGCATTCATCCAGCCGAGAACAAAGCGCAATCCACCCAGCGCCCTATTCGCTTGGCTCCCATTCCAAACGAATTGGTATTACCACTACATCAACATATTGGTGCAGCCGCTAAACCCATCGTTGCTGTGGGCGAAAAAGTATTAAAAGGCCAACTAATCGCCGAAGCGGCAGGTTTTGTAAGCGTACCGCTGCACGCACCAACTTCCGGCGAAGTTATTGCCATTGAGCCACGTTTAGTACCCCATGCATCAGGACTAAGCGAAGACTGTATTGTTATTCGCCCTGATGGTGCTGATCGCTGGATTGAACGCCAGGGATTACTTGAGCAACTGGGCGTCGACGACGTTACCGACATTCCGGCCGCACAACTGGTAAACCACATCCGTGATTGTGGAATTGCAGGTATGGGCGGCGCAGGCTTCCCTACGGCAGTGAAACTGAATATTGGCCAACGCAACATCGGCACTCTTATTCTCAACGGTGCCGAGTGCGAACCTTATATCACCGCGGATGACATGCTGATGCGCGAACGCGCTCATGAAGTCGTACGCGGCGCGCAAATTTTGCTGCACATATTAAATGCCAGCCAATGTTTGATTGGTGTAGAAGATAACAAACCCAACGCCATTGCCGCGCTGAATGCCGCCTTAGTGGATTTACACGAAGAACATCATATTGATGTCGTAGTGATTCCAACTAAGTATCCAAGCGGTGGCGAAAAGCAGTTAATCCAAATTTTAACGGGTGAAGAAGTCCCTGCGGGAGGCATCCCTGCCGACCTTGGCATCGTTTGCCAAAACGTCGGCACCGCTAGCGCCATTGCTCGCGCAGTGGATCATGGCGAACCCCTCATTAGCCGTATCGCCACCGTTACCGGCGATGCCGTTCATTCCGCTGGTAACTGGGAAGTATTAATTGGTACACCGGTTGGCGAATTACTTGAGCTTGCCGACTATACGGTACAAAAACGCGAACGCGTGATCATGGGTGGACCAATGATGGGCTTTGCTTTGCCTTCATTAGATATTCCAGTAGTGAAAACCACCAACTGCCTGCTCGCCCCAACCGAAAAAGAACTGCCCACTAACAAAGCATCCATGGCCTGTATTCGCTGCGGTATGTGTGCAGATGCATGCCCTGCCGACCTGTTACCACAACAGTTGTACTGGTTTAGTAAGGCTGAAGAATTCAACAAGGCTGAGCAACACAACTTGTTCGACTGTATCGAATGCGGCGCGTGCTCCTATGTTTGCCCAAGTGAAATTCCGCTGGTGCAATACTATCGCTACGCCAAAGGCGCCGTGCGTGAAGAACGTGCAGCCCAAGCAAAAGCCGATCAAGCGCGTGAGCGCTTTGAACATCGCTTAGCTCGCCAAGAGCGCGAACAAGCAGAGAAAGAAGCCAAGCGTAAAGCACGGGCCGAAAAAGCCGCACAAGCACAAAGTGCCAAAGCCGATGCACCAGCCGTTACTGACGGTGTAGTTCCTGCTCCGAGTGCTGATTTAGAAAAGCTACAAAAGCAATTTGATGCAAGCCAAGCTGCCATTGCCAAAACCAAAGAAAAATTAGAAGCCGCGAAAAGCGATCCAGAGCAAGCCGATAAAGTGGCCTTGTTTGAAGCGGCCTTGCTTAAAACCCAAGACAAAATGAAAGACCTTGCTAAGCAATTGGCTGTCGCGAAAAAAGCAGCGAAAGCAGCCCCTGCCGCCGATAGCGATGCCGACAAGGGTGATCCGAATAGCCCTGAGCGTTTAAAGAAAAAATGGGATATGGCGCAAACCCGCTTAGATACCGCTGAAAAACGTTTAGCCGAAGCACGCGAACAAGGTGCTGATACAGTCGCCGCCTTGGAAACCGGTGTCGAAAAACAAAGAGCGCGCGTCGACGAAGCAAAAGCTGCCTACGAAGCCGCGTTAGCTGCTCCAGCAGCCAGCACTGAAAGCCAAGCGAAGACGGCAACGGCGGTAGATGCCGACGCCCTCGCGAAGAAAATTCTGGCCCAGACTGATCGCCTAGAGAAAGCCAAAGAACGTTTGGCGATGGCTCAGCAAGAAGGCCTAGACACCGTCGATGCATTAACAATGGCGGTTAATAAACAGCAAGACAAATTGACCCAGCTGCAACAGCAAGCTGAGTCTGCCTCGGAGAACCCATAA